A DNA window from Deltaproteobacteria bacterium contains the following coding sequences:
- a CDS encoding AgmX/PglI C-terminal domain-containing protein: MADSKKMPIILKITGPDGSLQDAVVDAEQVIIGSGPSAGVKIADPKVSSLHFMLKVDKAGVVNALDLGSEGGTLLGGKKIIEPTALASGDTLMVGDHKIRIAYGDAERTDIITAPGPVSPRPPSKPAEAVAASAPNTARPSTKPPPAPENKAENKVEKVENKVEAKAEEKKAEKSEKKADKKNEKKADKPAKKVAAGTIGATAMLFNEELPAEETPSDDNKVLEVAHLWGDTLISLGQFPTGEVTVGSEKPNHFHVFSDKVGNGMILVRAEGSSLLVTIPDGADVVFRSSRSQKTREQLKGEGLLSRNDGAVKGEVLKLGLHDRALVSIDSVSFVIRWTRPQKRLPMGLDQTLDFYFTKVLTVTFMAFLAMWWAIKFTDLASGALSDDLFKNAQKYQKLVIVPPAEQKKKLDLSGVKEGAKAKKEEGKFGKKEAKKQDADPSKKGAPTVDPNKREEDRMKVAKAGMLGALSKLGDTAVSNVLGPGGMGTGINNALGGLKGGAGMGDAHGVGGLGSRGTGVGGGGNGLGLGGLGTKGNGHGKGGYGQLDLGGRGKDTVRVVPGKTTVVGSLSREEIERVIKRHENEILFCYKTELNKDPNLYGKVAVNFTIDGSGSISDAQVAQTTMNNNNVESCMLSRIRRWKFPEPKGGGVVVVTYPWILRSAEGGGDE; the protein is encoded by the coding sequence ATGGCTGACTCCAAGAAGATGCCGATCATCCTCAAGATCACCGGCCCCGACGGCTCGCTGCAGGACGCCGTCGTCGACGCCGAGCAGGTGATCATCGGCTCCGGCCCTTCAGCGGGTGTGAAGATTGCGGATCCGAAGGTCTCCAGCCTCCACTTCATGCTCAAGGTGGACAAGGCGGGCGTGGTGAACGCGCTCGACCTCGGCTCCGAGGGCGGCACGCTCCTCGGCGGCAAGAAGATCATCGAGCCCACCGCGCTGGCCTCGGGCGACACGCTCATGGTCGGCGACCACAAGATCCGCATCGCCTACGGCGACGCCGAGCGCACCGACATCATCACCGCGCCGGGCCCCGTGAGCCCTCGTCCGCCGTCGAAGCCCGCCGAGGCCGTGGCCGCGAGCGCGCCGAACACCGCGCGCCCCTCGACGAAGCCGCCCCCGGCCCCCGAGAACAAGGCCGAGAACAAGGTGGAGAAGGTCGAGAACAAGGTCGAGGCCAAGGCCGAGGAGAAGAAGGCCGAGAAGTCGGAGAAGAAGGCCGACAAGAAGAACGAGAAGAAGGCCGACAAGCCCGCCAAGAAGGTCGCCGCGGGCACCATCGGCGCCACGGCCATGCTCTTCAACGAGGAGCTGCCCGCCGAGGAGACTCCGAGCGACGACAACAAGGTCCTCGAGGTGGCGCACCTCTGGGGCGACACCCTCATCAGCCTGGGCCAGTTCCCCACCGGCGAAGTGACCGTCGGCTCCGAGAAGCCGAACCACTTCCACGTCTTCAGCGACAAGGTCGGCAACGGGATGATCCTGGTTCGGGCCGAGGGCTCGAGCCTGCTGGTGACCATCCCCGACGGCGCGGATGTGGTGTTCCGCTCCAGCCGCTCGCAGAAGACCCGCGAGCAGCTCAAGGGCGAGGGCCTGCTCTCGCGCAACGACGGCGCGGTGAAGGGCGAGGTCCTCAAGCTGGGCCTGCACGACCGCGCGCTGGTCTCCATCGACAGCGTGTCCTTCGTGATCCGCTGGACGCGGCCGCAGAAGCGGCTGCCCATGGGCCTGGACCAGACCCTCGACTTCTACTTCACCAAGGTCCTCACCGTGACCTTCATGGCCTTCCTGGCCATGTGGTGGGCCATCAAGTTCACCGACCTCGCCTCGGGCGCGCTCTCGGATGACCTCTTCAAGAACGCGCAGAAGTACCAGAAGCTGGTCATCGTGCCGCCCGCCGAGCAGAAGAAGAAGCTCGACCTCTCCGGCGTGAAGGAAGGCGCCAAGGCCAAGAAGGAAGAGGGCAAGTTCGGCAAGAAGGAGGCGAAGAAGCAGGACGCCGATCCTTCCAAGAAGGGCGCGCCGACCGTCGACCCGAACAAGCGCGAAGAAGACCGCATGAAGGTCGCCAAGGCCGGCATGCTCGGCGCGCTGTCGAAGCTCGGTGACACGGCCGTCTCCAACGTCCTCGGGCCCGGCGGCATGGGCACAGGCATCAACAACGCGCTCGGCGGCCTCAAGGGCGGCGCCGGCATGGGCGACGCGCACGGCGTGGGCGGCCTGGGCTCGCGCGGCACCGGCGTGGGCGGAGGCGGCAACGGCCTCGGCCTCGGCGGTCTCGGCACCAAGGGCAACGGCCATGGCAAGGGCGGCTACGGCCAGCTCGACCTCGGCGGCCGCGGCAAGGACACCGTCCGCGTGGTGCCCGGCAAGACCACCGTCGTCGGCTCGCTGTCGCGCGAGGAGATCGAGCGCGTCATCAAGCGCCACGAGAACGAGATCCTGTTCTGCTACAAGACCGAGCTGAACAAGGACCCGAACCTCTACGGCAAGGTGGCTGTGAACTTCACCATCGACGGCTCGGGCAGCATCTCCGACGCCCAGGTGGCTCAGACCACGATGAACAACAACAACGTCGAGAGCTGCATGCTCAGCCGCATCCGCCGCTGGAAGTTCCCGGAGCCCAAGGGCGGCGGCGTGGTGGTCGTCACCTACCCGTGGATCCTCCGCTCGGCCGAGGGCGGCGGCGACGAATAG
- the cglE gene encoding adventurous gliding motility protein CglE, which yields MKLAARLLAIATFALPALAGAATPQVGVEQKLRRGFFTETDLGTYFDVGGGTASNAQAYMQLGVGYDITDRFTLSLQFGLGASSGVCLAHVANDGTCGITDASGNITTVTDASGVPQKQVLPDNFSNTFYQLNVSYRLPLAERLGLVGGVVAGYQKLDPAPLFQNDDPTTPISGGFMAGVDLSLEYATNMDHFFVGLDVVPRYLFGPNLFSMAIFPRVKYTF from the coding sequence ATGAAGCTCGCGGCCCGCCTCCTCGCCATCGCCACCTTCGCGCTGCCCGCCCTCGCTGGCGCGGCAACCCCGCAGGTGGGCGTGGAGCAGAAGCTCCGCCGCGGCTTCTTCACCGAGACCGACCTCGGCACGTACTTCGACGTGGGCGGCGGCACGGCGTCCAACGCCCAGGCGTACATGCAGCTGGGCGTCGGCTACGACATCACCGACCGCTTCACGCTCTCGCTGCAGTTCGGCCTGGGCGCGAGCTCGGGCGTTTGCCTGGCCCACGTGGCCAACGACGGCACCTGCGGCATCACCGACGCGTCGGGCAACATCACCACCGTCACCGACGCCAGCGGCGTGCCTCAGAAGCAGGTGCTCCCCGACAACTTCTCCAACACCTTCTACCAGCTCAACGTGAGCTACCGCCTGCCGCTGGCGGAGCGCCTGGGCCTGGTGGGCGGGGTGGTGGCCGGCTACCAGAAGCTCGACCCGGCGCCGCTCTTCCAGAACGACGATCCCACCACGCCCATCTCCGGCGGCTTCATGGCCGGGGTGGACCTCTCGCTCGAGTACGCCACCAACATGGACCACTTCTTCGTGGGCCTCGATGTGGTGCCGCGCTACCTGTTCGGGCCGAACCTGTTCTCCATGGCCATCTTCCCGCGCGTGAAGTACACGTTCTGA
- a CDS encoding tetratricopeptide repeat protein, which yields MKIRNTVIAGFALGAVQIGCAAEQAEVKPQPVVAAAPKPPPEPTPQERFDKANQAIAAKDWAGAQAELEKVVAKNPEFFAGQYNLGYVKSQQGDVNGAIDAYEKAHALNAEDNQTVLNLGKLYRAGQSYDKAIALYEAALAKKPYDVDLLNNASVLYRLDKKYDKAEAALKKLLSRTKDNPEAYKNLALVKYDQGNYRLAETLCADALKLDAKDPGVYNNLGMILLKLGDQRGALAQFTKASALDPNFLPAHINLGAMALNYRDYATAEKEFGKAVELDGTSMEAHLNHAYALEGIRNKDGSHRVKDAVAEYDKVLSIRADQPDAVYGEAQAYAGELKDLPKAAELIKKYLGLQGTLTYKDKATQLATVVDAKLKAGVGQQPQVKQEVKQAPKGDTGDEMLNKVNQDNGGDAAANNGAPAPQGQTPTNGTQQPAPPPNPTPAPDGKAPPPAGAPPATSAAPGTPTAEATPPGQGGVAK from the coding sequence ATGAAGATCCGCAACACCGTCATCGCTGGGTTCGCGCTGGGCGCCGTTCAGATTGGCTGCGCCGCCGAGCAGGCCGAGGTGAAGCCGCAGCCGGTGGTCGCGGCCGCCCCGAAGCCGCCGCCCGAGCCCACCCCGCAGGAGCGCTTCGACAAGGCCAACCAGGCCATCGCCGCCAAGGACTGGGCGGGCGCTCAGGCGGAGCTCGAGAAGGTGGTGGCCAAGAACCCCGAGTTCTTCGCCGGCCAGTACAACCTCGGCTACGTGAAGAGCCAGCAGGGCGACGTGAACGGCGCCATCGACGCGTACGAGAAGGCCCACGCGCTCAACGCCGAGGACAACCAGACGGTGCTGAACCTCGGCAAGCTGTACCGGGCCGGGCAGAGCTACGACAAGGCCATCGCGCTCTACGAGGCCGCGCTCGCCAAGAAGCCGTACGACGTCGACCTCTTGAACAACGCGTCGGTGCTCTACCGGCTCGACAAGAAGTACGACAAGGCCGAGGCCGCGCTGAAGAAGCTGCTCTCGCGCACCAAGGACAACCCCGAGGCGTACAAGAACCTGGCGCTCGTGAAGTACGACCAGGGCAACTACCGCCTCGCCGAGACGCTCTGCGCCGACGCGCTCAAGCTCGACGCGAAGGACCCCGGCGTCTACAACAACCTGGGCATGATCCTGCTGAAGCTCGGCGATCAGCGCGGCGCGCTCGCGCAGTTCACCAAGGCCAGCGCGCTGGATCCGAACTTCCTGCCCGCGCACATCAACCTGGGCGCCATGGCGCTGAACTACCGCGACTACGCGACCGCCGAGAAGGAGTTCGGCAAGGCCGTGGAGCTCGACGGCACCTCGATGGAGGCGCACCTCAACCACGCCTACGCGCTCGAGGGCATCCGCAACAAGGACGGCTCGCACCGCGTGAAGGACGCCGTGGCCGAGTACGACAAGGTCCTCTCCATCCGCGCCGATCAGCCCGACGCCGTGTACGGCGAGGCCCAGGCCTACGCGGGCGAGCTCAAGGATCTGCCCAAGGCTGCCGAGCTCATCAAGAAGTACCTCGGGCTCCAGGGCACGCTCACCTACAAGGACAAGGCGACCCAGCTCGCGACCGTCGTCGACGCCAAGCTCAAGGCCGGCGTCGGTCAGCAGCCGCAGGTCAAGCAGGAGGTCAAGCAGGCGCCCAAGGGTGACACCGGCGACGAGATGCTGAACAAGGTCAACCAGGACAACGGCGGCGACGCGGCGGCCAACAACGGCGCCCCGGCGCCCCAGGGCCAGACGCCCACCAACGGCACCCAGCAGCCGGCCCCGCCCCCGAACCCTACGCCCGCTCCGGACGGCAAGGCGCCGCCTCCCGCGGGCGCTCCCCCGGCGACGTCCGCCGCTCCGGGGACCCCCACCGCGGAGGCTACCCCTCCGGGGCAGGGTGGGGTAGCAAAGTAA